Proteins from one Streptomyces roseifaciens genomic window:
- a CDS encoding AfsR/SARP family transcriptional regulator, protein MGRPQQREVLAILLGAARRTVSLPLIAEGVWDEADRPSRPKQSVRTHVYRLRGVLGHSADSPLLMTVGDGYALRVPAGAVDTWAFEQAEAEARRIRATGGTAEQARDALTSALDLWSAEPLAGLHGPHARAERDRLGAVRQSLLEARLELDAEIGDRPDLHAEAGDLVIEYPASQRLRGVQMLALYQAGRQAEALSVYEDTRRFLEDRLAHLPPSERRPCSALRELHQRILRAEPMAGAGGPAHPALTADGVPEAHRLPSGIDDFTGRGEEVGTLTGMLTHPGTRAIVVSAVNGVPGVGKTALAVHAARQVTERFPDGCLYADLRGADREPLATQAVLASFLRILGTADGGIPADGDERLALYRSLMAERRFLVLLDNAASDDQVQPLVPGSGGSAVLVTSRARLTGLAGAQHLRLDVMPPGEALELLARIVGERRCAAEPEAAAAVVAACGRLPLAIRVVASRLAAEPGTPLSGMVRRLGDEHRRLSELSTGELAVEATFELSYSKLSPEQGRAFRLLSAVEAPDLGLHCAAALLGRDPQTTEDLLESLVDLNLVESRRMGRYHFHDLVRVFARARNARDGSPAGTSRAFARLLDFCLATARTADAASHSVDPTERRLIDVPVTAAGLRFGGAQAATDWMHEEIPVQRALIDRACADESLPLAQAADLVDKLNNVLPGTAHQTGVIAQAGHVAAVAAARGDRTSEALARYVCGNALWHTNAFAEAESELRRSIALCDDDGDDGGNARLRGWAHLTLCAGARVGGRTDEAVEHGEAAVRLFRFSRAGTAEGTALGELAFNYARQERLAEARTAAERGARLVGREPSVSKAIGLYYLARVLRLCDDVGEALQRAQEALELFRSLNVPAFEAATGALIADLHVLAGRHRLAADVAETFLPVARRTSDMLEASLLRALARGLDHLGQRARARTCLEAALGLFEQRQAQADADQTRALLTGLR, encoded by the coding sequence GTGGGCAGACCTCAGCAGCGCGAGGTGCTCGCCATCCTGCTCGGCGCCGCGCGGCGGACGGTGTCGCTGCCCCTGATCGCGGAGGGCGTCTGGGACGAGGCGGACCGGCCGTCCAGGCCGAAGCAGTCCGTCCGCACCCACGTGTACCGGCTGCGCGGGGTGCTGGGGCACTCCGCCGATTCGCCGCTGCTCATGACCGTCGGCGACGGCTACGCGTTGCGCGTGCCGGCCGGCGCCGTGGACACCTGGGCGTTCGAGCAGGCGGAGGCGGAGGCCAGGCGCATCCGGGCCACGGGGGGCACGGCCGAGCAGGCCCGGGACGCCCTGACGAGCGCGCTCGATCTGTGGTCGGCCGAGCCGCTGGCCGGTCTGCACGGCCCGCACGCCCGGGCGGAGCGGGACCGTCTCGGCGCCGTCCGGCAGTCGCTGCTGGAGGCCCGCCTGGAGCTCGATGCGGAGATCGGGGACCGGCCGGACCTGCATGCCGAGGCGGGCGATCTGGTCATCGAGTACCCGGCCAGCCAGCGGCTGCGCGGCGTCCAGATGCTGGCGCTCTACCAGGCGGGCCGGCAGGCCGAGGCGCTGAGCGTCTACGAGGACACCCGGCGGTTCCTGGAGGACCGGCTGGCCCACCTCCCGCCGTCCGAGCGCAGGCCGTGCTCGGCCCTGCGGGAGCTGCACCAGCGGATCCTGCGCGCGGAGCCCATGGCCGGGGCCGGCGGGCCGGCCCACCCGGCCCTCACCGCGGACGGCGTCCCGGAGGCCCACCGGCTGCCCTCCGGAATCGACGACTTCACCGGGCGGGGCGAGGAGGTCGGCACCCTCACCGGCATGCTCACGCACCCCGGCACACGGGCCATCGTGGTCTCCGCCGTCAACGGCGTTCCGGGCGTGGGCAAGACCGCCCTCGCCGTCCACGCGGCGCGACAGGTCACCGAACGCTTTCCGGACGGGTGCCTGTACGCGGATCTGCGCGGTGCCGACCGCGAGCCCCTGGCCACGCAAGCGGTCCTGGCGTCGTTCCTGCGCATCCTGGGCACGGCCGACGGCGGGATCCCCGCCGACGGCGACGAACGCCTCGCCCTCTATCGCTCGCTGATGGCGGAGCGCCGGTTCCTGGTGCTGCTCGACAACGCCGCCTCCGACGACCAGGTACAGCCGCTGGTGCCCGGGTCGGGGGGCAGCGCCGTCCTGGTGACCAGCCGCGCCCGGCTGACCGGGCTGGCCGGGGCGCAGCACCTGCGGCTCGACGTGATGCCGCCCGGGGAAGCGCTGGAGCTGCTGGCCCGGATCGTGGGCGAGCGCCGCTGCGCGGCCGAGCCCGAGGCGGCCGCGGCCGTGGTGGCCGCGTGCGGCCGTCTTCCGCTGGCCATCCGGGTCGTCGCCTCGCGCCTGGCCGCGGAGCCGGGCACGCCCCTCTCGGGCATGGTTCGCCGGCTCGGCGACGAGCACCGGAGGCTGAGCGAGCTGTCCACCGGCGAACTCGCCGTGGAAGCCACCTTCGAGCTCTCGTACTCCAAGCTGTCCCCCGAACAGGGCCGTGCCTTCCGGCTGTTGTCGGCCGTGGAGGCGCCGGACCTCGGCCTGCACTGCGCCGCCGCGCTCCTCGGCCGGGACCCGCAGACCACCGAGGACCTCCTCGAGTCCCTGGTCGACCTCAATCTCGTGGAGTCCCGGCGGATGGGCCGGTACCACTTCCACGACCTGGTGCGGGTCTTCGCACGGGCCAGGAACGCCCGTGACGGTTCCCCCGCCGGGACGTCCAGGGCCTTCGCCCGGCTGCTGGACTTCTGCCTGGCCACCGCACGTACCGCGGATGCGGCCTCGCACTCCGTGGACCCCACGGAGCGCCGGCTCATCGACGTGCCGGTGACCGCGGCCGGCCTCCGCTTCGGCGGCGCACAGGCGGCGACCGACTGGATGCACGAGGAGATACCCGTCCAGCGGGCGCTGATCGACCGCGCCTGTGCGGACGAGTCCCTGCCGCTGGCCCAGGCGGCCGACCTCGTGGACAAGCTGAACAACGTGCTGCCCGGCACTGCCCACCAGACCGGCGTGATCGCCCAGGCCGGGCACGTCGCCGCGGTGGCAGCGGCGCGCGGCGACCGGACGTCCGAAGCCCTCGCCCGCTACGTGTGCGGCAACGCGCTGTGGCACACGAACGCCTTTGCCGAAGCCGAGTCGGAACTACGCCGCTCCATCGCGCTGTGCGACGACGACGGGGACGACGGGGGCAACGCGCGGCTGCGCGGCTGGGCCCACCTCACCCTGTGCGCCGGCGCGCGCGTCGGCGGCCGGACCGACGAGGCGGTCGAGCACGGCGAGGCGGCCGTACGGCTCTTCCGCTTCTCGCGTGCCGGGACCGCAGAGGGCACCGCACTGGGCGAACTGGCGTTCAACTACGCCCGGCAGGAGCGGCTCGCCGAGGCCCGCACCGCAGCCGAGCGGGGCGCGCGCCTGGTGGGGCGAGAGCCTTCGGTTTCCAAGGCGATCGGCCTGTACTACCTGGCCCGCGTGCTGCGGCTGTGCGACGACGTGGGCGAGGCGCTGCAGCGCGCCCAGGAGGCGCTGGAGCTGTTCCGTTCCCTGAACGTGCCGGCTTTCGAAGCAGCCACCGGCGCCCTGATCGCCGACCTCCACGTCCTGGCGGGCCGGCACCGCCTGGCGGCGGACGTCGCCGAGACCTTCCTGCCCGTGGCCCGAAGGACGAGCGACATGCTCGAGGCGAGCCTGCTGCGGGCCCTCGCCCGCGGCCTGGACCACCTCGGCCAGCGCGCCAGGGCCCGCACCTGCCTGGAAGCCGCGCTCGGGTTGTTCGAGCAGCGGCAGGCGCAGGCGGACGCCGACCAGACGCGCGCCCTCCTCACGGGCCTCCGGTGA
- a CDS encoding AfsR/SARP family transcriptional regulator: MTVRFQTLGPLRIRRDDTEAPAGRPQQQAVLVALLAARGRPLTTTQLLHAIWGEDEEHWPAHPRRILATHVYRIRQLPAFSPAGAGPALLQAGEGYRLPVEDGAVDMHRFDDAMRAAAAARRKGDPDAAHALLTRGLDLWYGTALEGIPGPLAGRIRQRLTVSRTAALEARLSIDVARGRHAEVLPEIAALAEAPDASGQVLSLLVLALFRSDRRDEAFAVLDRARDRAGELGLDPPPELERAHREILGSPAVPARSGPRGPVRPCHLPADIGDFTGRTAEAGLLLETLAPDGRATGRPVVVHGAAGTGKTTLAVHVAHRLRDLYPDGQLYAGLSGSHAVPVRPGQVLAAFIRALGGDVPEDEAAMAAAYQAALDGRRVMVVLDDVRDLDGIRPLLPQHQGCGALVTGRALTGLLPGARRLALGALSPDDALGLLVRVLGPSRVEDEPDAARALAEACRRHPALLRTTAARLAARPHWSLASMVDRMTGA, from the coding sequence GTGACGGTTCGATTCCAGACGCTGGGACCGCTGCGCATACGACGGGACGACACCGAGGCTCCTGCGGGGCGGCCCCAGCAGCAGGCCGTCCTCGTGGCGCTGCTGGCGGCCAGGGGCAGGCCGCTGACGACCACCCAGCTCCTGCACGCCATATGGGGAGAGGACGAAGAGCACTGGCCGGCCCACCCGAGGCGGATCCTGGCCACACACGTCTACCGCATCCGCCAACTGCCGGCCTTCTCGCCGGCCGGTGCCGGCCCGGCCCTGCTCCAGGCCGGTGAGGGGTACCGGCTGCCGGTCGAGGACGGGGCCGTCGACATGCACCGCTTCGACGACGCCATGAGAGCGGCCGCGGCGGCCCGCAGGAAGGGCGATCCGGACGCTGCACATGCACTCCTGACCCGGGGGCTGGACCTGTGGTACGGGACCGCCCTGGAGGGGATACCCGGCCCGCTCGCCGGGCGGATCCGGCAGCGGCTGACGGTCAGCCGCACGGCAGCCCTGGAGGCGCGGCTGTCCATCGACGTGGCCCGCGGCCGGCACGCAGAGGTGCTGCCGGAGATCGCCGCTCTGGCGGAAGCCCCGGACGCCTCGGGGCAGGTGCTGTCGTTGCTCGTCCTCGCTCTCTTCCGCAGCGACCGGCGTGACGAGGCGTTCGCAGTCCTCGACCGGGCCCGGGACCGGGCCGGGGAGCTCGGCCTCGACCCCCCGCCCGAACTGGAGCGGGCGCACCGGGAGATCCTCGGCAGCCCCGCCGTGCCCGCCCGGTCCGGGCCCCGCGGCCCCGTCCGCCCGTGCCACCTGCCGGCCGACATCGGTGACTTCACCGGGCGGACCGCCGAAGCCGGCCTGCTCCTGGAAACCCTGGCACCCGACGGCCGGGCCACCGGACGGCCGGTGGTCGTCCACGGAGCCGCCGGGACCGGGAAGACCACCCTCGCCGTCCACGTCGCGCACCGGCTGCGCGACCTCTACCCCGACGGTCAGCTTTACGCCGGCCTGAGCGGTTCGCACGCGGTGCCGGTGCGTCCCGGCCAGGTCCTCGCCGCCTTCATCCGGGCACTCGGCGGTGACGTGCCCGAGGACGAGGCGGCCATGGCAGCGGCCTACCAGGCGGCGCTCGACGGGCGCCGGGTCATGGTCGTGCTCGACGACGTGCGGGACCTCGACGGCATCCGCCCGCTGCTCCCCCAACATCAAGGGTGCGGGGCCCTGGTCACCGGCCGGGCACTCACCGGACTCCTGCCCGGCGCCCGGCGGCTGGCCCTGGGCGCCCTCTCCCCGGACGACGCACTCGGCCTGCTCGTCCGTGTGCTCGGCCCCTCACGTGTCGAGGACGAACCCGACGCCGCGCGGGCCCTGGCCGAGGCCTGTCGGCGCCACCCGGCGCTGCTGCGCACGACGGCGGCGCGGCTCGCCGCCCGGCCGCACTGGTCGCTGGCGAGCATGGTCGACCGGATGACCGGTGCGTGA
- a CDS encoding RICIN domain-containing protein, translating to MRRHAFTLALATAGLAAALPMAQVYAATPTTGPTASAPRTADGGAFARATATDAQQRAFWTEHEKDGTLRQFTGKLPDWKPKAEPPRAKEPDAGRIVQAPAAAPQQQGKSRFAAGSPGETRLRATTGRIRIAWPDGGSWWASVCTGNVITSDSKDVVATARHCIPHDKQDRIISEAQYEFTPGYSKDADGTEHAPYGKWTFRSVGVVSGGSDQQTSDTAFLAFNTQNGTHVQDKVGASGYRFGITSLPNQVVIAGIPANSNQFHTCVRQPYWGPDNPPQILGHGGPCTGDSELSGGASGGPLLDGDTFDSGPVQIGNFSGSRVNDAAAAVWRDAALAVFRSVQGQGGGQPGHDKVTTLTNANNNLADLYAYRTDSGAPVHGYHATGGQNQQWHLWDKGDGYFLVENRYTEQQGLTGAEARVLDYNYSNGTAWSHRVNGTGSDNQLWRFRATTGRPGWYTIRSKRGDLCLGAPEGEGQLTVASCGTTDGLDSQQWKLQ from the coding sequence TTGCGCAGACATGCCTTCACACTGGCGCTCGCCACAGCCGGCCTGGCCGCTGCTCTCCCCATGGCCCAGGTGTACGCCGCCACCCCGACCACAGGTCCCACCGCATCCGCCCCGCGCACGGCGGACGGCGGCGCCTTCGCCCGGGCCACGGCCACCGACGCCCAGCAGCGTGCCTTCTGGACCGAGCACGAAAAGGACGGCACCTTACGCCAGTTCACGGGGAAGCTGCCGGACTGGAAGCCGAAGGCCGAGCCGCCGCGGGCGAAGGAGCCGGACGCCGGGCGGATCGTTCAGGCGCCCGCTGCCGCGCCACAGCAGCAGGGGAAGAGCCGGTTCGCTGCCGGCTCCCCGGGCGAGACCAGGCTGCGTGCCACCACCGGCCGTATCCGGATCGCCTGGCCCGATGGGGGCAGCTGGTGGGCCAGCGTCTGCACGGGCAATGTGATCACCAGCGACAGCAAGGACGTCGTCGCCACGGCGCGCCACTGCATCCCTCATGACAAACAGGACCGGATCATCTCCGAGGCGCAGTACGAGTTCACCCCGGGCTACTCCAAGGACGCCGACGGCACCGAGCACGCCCCGTACGGCAAGTGGACCTTCCGCTCCGTCGGTGTCGTCAGCGGCGGTTCCGACCAGCAGACCAGCGACACCGCGTTCCTGGCGTTCAACACCCAGAACGGCACCCACGTCCAGGACAAGGTCGGCGCCTCCGGCTACCGGTTCGGGATCACCTCGCTGCCGAACCAGGTGGTGATCGCGGGGATACCCGCCAATTCCAACCAGTTCCACACCTGTGTGAGGCAGCCCTACTGGGGTCCGGACAACCCACCGCAGATCCTGGGCCACGGCGGACCCTGCACCGGTGACAGCGAGCTCTCCGGCGGCGCGAGTGGCGGCCCCCTCCTCGACGGCGACACCTTCGACAGCGGCCCCGTCCAGATCGGCAACTTCTCCGGCAGCCGAGTGAACGACGCGGCCGCCGCGGTCTGGCGCGACGCGGCCCTCGCCGTCTTCCGCTCCGTGCAGGGCCAGGGCGGCGGTCAGCCGGGCCACGACAAGGTCACGACCTTGACCAACGCGAACAACAACCTGGCCGACCTCTACGCCTACCGCACGGACAGCGGCGCGCCCGTCCACGGCTACCACGCCACCGGAGGCCAGAACCAGCAGTGGCACCTGTGGGACAAGGGCGACGGCTACTTCCTCGTCGAGAACCGCTACACCGAGCAGCAGGGCCTCACCGGGGCCGAGGCCCGCGTCCTCGACTACAACTACTCCAACGGCACCGCCTGGTCGCACCGGGTGAACGGCACCGGATCCGACAACCAGCTCTGGCGGTTCCGCGCCACCACCGGCCGCCCCGGCTGGTACACGATCCGCAGCAAGCGGGGCGACCTTTGCCTGGGCGCCCCCGAGGGCGAGGGCCAGTTGACGGTCGCCTCCTGCGGCACCACGGACGGCCTCGACTCCCAGCAGTGGAAGCTCCAGTAG
- a CDS encoding basic secretory protein-like protein, giving the protein MRMRNLSITAAVLAAVAGLTGGLTATAAHAAEPLPESGGTYRISSHAGGALQWDGPRNGAGVRVKDWNENLTEQTWTVTDDGTGSWSVRIPRTNYAVDRDLGNNSVAAWNDIGRPNQRWWLQNLPDSRAWLLHSGDRTGGDTCLTRLPDLGTAARPCNAGDKAQQWNLDKVTAQPPTPSVPVTLQMVDSGGYDPNALRSWFDRSRGLLQDQYGKIKQFMTGGAYEVKPGINVVFDAGHESFKSPGVAAVFEPNAKPKYNNEKSIILRPDYVMNNPGDTGSLIHELTHQVQDAANGGWLNEGQADYYRKYVYNVKEKPGIDRVRGTDYNRGYDSTAFLLNYIAHKHPSGENIIQKINNEVRRQGFGADGDRVLATITGKGGGQWWAEMWNDIQANPTRWTNPAFRD; this is encoded by the coding sequence ATGCGCATGCGCAACCTCTCGATCACGGCCGCCGTGCTGGCCGCCGTCGCCGGTCTCACCGGTGGCCTCACCGCCACGGCGGCCCACGCCGCCGAACCCCTGCCGGAATCCGGCGGGACCTACCGGATATCCAGCCACGCAGGCGGAGCCCTGCAGTGGGACGGCCCCCGCAACGGCGCGGGCGTGCGCGTCAAGGACTGGAACGAGAACCTGACCGAACAGACCTGGACCGTCACCGACGACGGCACCGGGAGCTGGAGCGTCAGAATCCCGCGCACCAACTACGCCGTCGACCGCGACCTGGGCAACAACTCCGTCGCCGCCTGGAACGACATCGGCAGACCCAACCAGCGGTGGTGGCTGCAGAACCTCCCCGACAGCCGCGCCTGGCTGCTGCACAGCGGCGACCGCACCGGCGGCGACACCTGCCTGACCCGCCTCCCCGACCTGGGCACCGCGGCCCGCCCCTGCAACGCCGGCGACAAGGCCCAGCAGTGGAACCTCGACAAGGTCACCGCCCAGCCGCCCACGCCCAGCGTCCCCGTCACGCTGCAGATGGTCGACTCCGGTGGCTACGACCCGAACGCCCTGCGCTCCTGGTTCGACAGGAGCAGAGGTCTCCTCCAGGACCAGTACGGGAAGATCAAGCAATTCATGACCGGTGGCGCGTACGAGGTGAAGCCCGGAATCAACGTCGTCTTCGACGCCGGACACGAGAGCTTCAAGAGCCCCGGCGTCGCGGCCGTCTTCGAGCCGAACGCGAAGCCCAAGTACAACAACGAGAAGTCGATCATCCTCCGCCCCGACTACGTGATGAACAACCCGGGCGACACCGGATCGCTCATCCACGAACTCACCCACCAGGTGCAGGACGCCGCCAACGGAGGCTGGCTGAACGAGGGCCAAGCCGACTACTACCGCAAGTACGTCTACAACGTGAAGGAGAAGCCGGGCATCGACCGCGTCCGCGGCACCGACTACAACCGCGGCTACGACTCCACCGCCTTCCTGCTCAACTACATCGCCCACAAGCACCCGTCGGGTGAGAACATCATCCAGAAGATCAACAACGAGGTGCGGCGGCAGGGCTTCGGCGCCGACGGCGACCGCGTGCTGGCCACGATCACGGGCAAGGGCGGCGGGCAGTGGTGGGCCGAGATGTGGAACGACATCCAGGCCAACCCGACCAGGTGGACCAACCCGGCCTTCCGCGACTGA
- a CDS encoding cupin domain-containing protein has translation MAGLVRKSFASPEEVRPFEEGKGRLEMVDVGAGPVGRATFEPGWRWSQHVKPIAGTDSCQAPHLAYVASGRIKVVMDDGQEEEFGPGDCMLCPPGHDAWVVGDEPCVVIDWQGFADYAKRKAG, from the coding sequence ATGGCCGGTCTCGTACGCAAGAGCTTCGCTTCACCGGAGGAAGTGCGTCCCTTCGAGGAGGGCAAGGGGCGACTGGAGATGGTGGACGTGGGCGCCGGGCCGGTGGGGCGGGCGACGTTCGAGCCCGGCTGGCGATGGTCCCAGCATGTCAAGCCGATCGCCGGGACCGACAGCTGTCAGGCCCCCCACTTGGCCTACGTCGCCTCGGGCCGCATCAAGGTCGTCATGGACGACGGCCAGGAGGAAGAGTTCGGCCCCGGCGACTGCATGCTCTGCCCGCCCGGTCATGACGCGTGGGTCGTCGGCGACGAGCCGTGCGTTGTGATCGACTGGCAGGGCTTCGCCGATTACGCCAAGCGCAAGGCGGGGTAG
- a CDS encoding YrhB domain-containing protein: protein MIDRDVAVRIVEEELERDYQRELSAGLDAVRMAVACVEQHELVWIVSWTSEEYLRTRNPDYMLAGNGPYLVDRVDGGLHKIGVVSAATGAWEADYRVRIRGQAIRTAVDDLHDEVRAVAAARGRIHAMHTLRRSVPVLSPVQVMDYVTALNDADAPPAHLVEIATVELVPPVDPVLSVRTIRTTGSR from the coding sequence GTGATCGATCGAGATGTGGCGGTTCGGATCGTTGAAGAAGAACTGGAACGCGACTATCAGAGGGAGCTGTCGGCAGGTCTGGACGCCGTGCGCATGGCTGTGGCGTGTGTAGAGCAGCACGAGCTGGTGTGGATCGTCTCCTGGACGTCCGAGGAGTACCTGCGCACCCGGAATCCGGACTACATGCTGGCCGGGAACGGACCCTATTTGGTTGATCGCGTCGACGGAGGCCTACACAAGATTGGTGTCGTCTCGGCGGCAACCGGCGCGTGGGAGGCGGACTACCGAGTCCGTATTCGAGGTCAGGCGATACGGACCGCGGTGGACGATCTGCATGATGAGGTCCGGGCGGTGGCAGCTGCTCGCGGCCGGATTCACGCCATGCACACCCTGCGCCGGAGCGTGCCAGTCCTGTCCCCTGTCCAGGTCATGGACTACGTGACCGCCTTGAACGACGCCGATGCTCCTCCGGCACACCTCGTAGAAATCGCCACCGTAGAGCTGGTGCCGCCGGTCGATCCGGTTCTGTCTGTGCGGACCATTCGCACGACTGGGAGCCGTTGA
- a CDS encoding alpha/beta fold hydrolase, protein MTKHGINAVAVTAAALVLAAFSPIPSSAASPHGHTAGPGPTAPSRFVPGPCPRTPEPIAALSTARCGFLEVPENRARPGSRTIRLAVAVIPATSAKPAEDPVVFMSGGPGGETFDDIPFLVDSGLNRDRALIIMAQRGNLYDQPNLACPEMDRFNAQYVGLGYDSPQAKRLLLDSVKKCRNRLAADGIDLSAYNTKENAADFAALRTALGIPRWNVYGHSYGTNVALTYLRNNPQGIRAVALDSATAPQIVTLPWGWSSAREGIENVLKACAAEPRCKSRYPDLRRTLTEQVRKLEAHPLTLKARPPSGGDPVKVVLDGGALLNILVANAIPFPDVPAAIHELAHGRPERFARARAADSAAVVGMTAHGLTESVVCSEWVPGYSKSDVLKAGRRAFPGWPDTVLAQAPQLPFQHEVCRIWNVPDRAASHRVATTSAVPALLIAGTFDAKVGASWARTAARTLSRSTSVQIPGIGHWVVPQSPCAQRVLASFLARPTAPDTACVAGLTPKPFTITPK, encoded by the coding sequence ATGACCAAGCACGGCATAAATGCGGTGGCCGTCACGGCCGCCGCCCTGGTCTTGGCAGCGTTCAGCCCGATACCGAGCAGTGCCGCGTCTCCACACGGCCACACCGCCGGGCCCGGCCCGACAGCCCCGTCGCGGTTCGTACCCGGTCCCTGCCCGAGGACGCCCGAGCCGATCGCCGCGCTCAGCACCGCACGGTGCGGTTTCCTGGAAGTCCCCGAGAACCGCGCCCGCCCTGGCAGCCGGACGATCCGGCTTGCCGTGGCGGTCATTCCGGCCACGTCGGCCAAGCCCGCCGAGGATCCGGTGGTGTTCATGTCGGGCGGCCCGGGCGGCGAGACGTTCGACGACATCCCCTTCCTGGTCGACTCCGGCCTGAACCGGGATCGCGCGCTGATCATCATGGCCCAGCGGGGCAACCTCTACGATCAGCCGAATCTCGCCTGTCCGGAGATGGACCGGTTCAACGCGCAGTACGTGGGGCTCGGCTACGACTCGCCGCAGGCGAAACGGCTCCTGCTGGACTCGGTGAAGAAGTGCAGGAATCGCCTGGCAGCCGACGGGATCGACCTGAGCGCGTACAACACCAAGGAGAACGCCGCGGACTTCGCCGCCCTGCGCACGGCACTGGGCATCCCCCGGTGGAACGTCTACGGGCACTCCTACGGCACCAACGTGGCCCTCACCTACCTGCGCAACAACCCTCAGGGGATTCGCGCGGTGGCACTCGACTCGGCCACAGCTCCGCAGATCGTCACCCTGCCGTGGGGCTGGAGCAGCGCCCGGGAGGGCATCGAGAACGTCCTCAAGGCGTGCGCGGCCGAGCCCCGCTGCAAGAGCCGCTACCCGGACCTCCGCCGGACCCTCACCGAGCAGGTGCGCAAGCTGGAAGCGCACCCCTTGACGCTGAAGGCCCGGCCGCCGAGCGGCGGAGACCCGGTGAAGGTCGTCCTCGACGGGGGCGCCCTGCTGAACATCCTGGTCGCCAATGCCATCCCGTTCCCCGACGTCCCCGCGGCGATCCATGAGCTCGCCCACGGACGTCCGGAGCGCTTCGCGCGGGCCCGCGCGGCCGACTCGGCTGCCGTCGTCGGCATGACCGCGCACGGCCTGACGGAGTCGGTGGTGTGCAGCGAGTGGGTGCCGGGGTATTCGAAATCCGACGTGCTGAAGGCGGGGCGCCGGGCCTTCCCCGGGTGGCCGGACACGGTCCTGGCCCAGGCGCCGCAGCTTCCCTTCCAGCACGAGGTGTGCCGCATCTGGAACGTTCCCGACCGCGCCGCCTCCCACCGGGTGGCCACCACCAGCGCGGTGCCGGCACTCCTGATTGCCGGGACATTCGATGCGAAGGTCGGGGCGAGCTGGGCGCGGACCGCGGCCCGTACGCTGTCCCGCTCGACCTCCGTACAGATCCCCGGGATCGGACACTGGGTGGTCCCGCAATCGCCCTGCGCGCAACGGGTGCTGGCCTCGTTCCTCGCCCGCCCGACCGCGCCCGACACCGCTTGCGTGGCCGGTCTCACCCCGAAACCGTTCACGATCACCCCGAAGTGA